A stretch of DNA from Plasmodium vinckei vinckei genome assembly, chromosome: PVVCY_07:
ATACCAAAATACTAATAAacttataatatatcatttcccctattaaaatatatactattattaaatagtCATTAGTATAACCATTTTTAGTATCTAAAAAAtttcaataattttttttttgttttttaacatgatctattaaaattattggAATGGCTAGTTTCACTCACCATCCCACATAAACATATAGGCTGTGTAAACCTCCgtataattttatcattactATTTCTTTCTCTATAAATTTTCCGTGctgtttttttatcattaaaaactgggtaaaatggaaaattttGTTTCGGGATACCCTCCACCTCCATACTACTTTCAGGAATATGAAGAAGCAGATACGGAAGTAGATAGTATCctagaaaaaaacaataataatataaacaatacacaaaatagttttataaatataattagaGAAACATatgatatttataatattaatgataatataaaagtagaaattgataaaactgacaagaataataatatagatgaAAAACAAACTACATCCAcattggaaaaaataaatcacaAAGATGAAAAAAGCAAGTGTAAGTTTTTGTTTGGGAGACCACCACCTATCCCATTAAAAGATaattataacatttttggaataaattatgataCTGATCGAAAGGTTGAAGAATTAGAAGCTgatgatattttatatgataataaaaaaaattacaaagaAGAATTTATTcgattatataaaatgtataaagattgtttttttagtttattTGATGATATTGTAAATACcagaaaaaatgataaaaccctaataaaacaattgaTCAAAATACATACCAActtatttcatatattagCTAATTTAAGATATCACCAaactattaataatatcataaatattttaaaaatacaaattaaaagaagACAAATAGCTATtgataaaatgaaaatcaGTTTGTTCAATGTTtataattacatatattttgttcaaaccaatttttcaaaaaataacatgattaaaaatgaaggaAATCCactaaaaagaaaaaataacgCACACACACATACGGAAAACGAAAATGAAGAGGAATAGCTAAAtcatattcaaaaaaaatatatgaacagAGCTAGCTAattaattgaaaaaaaactagCTATccataattaattttttttttaatatggtTTTAGCTAGTAATTAGTTATATTCCCTtacatgtatatacatatgtgtAGTATGCACGTATAGTtggatttttatataacaaaCTACGGGCGACTTCCCAAATGTGGGcaagacaaaaaaaatatatttcattataaaactctctttttatcaatttattattatttcattccATTAATCAATtttgcttatttttttttgttttaatatattcattattaaaaagttgTGACAAttcgaaaaaaaactttGTGTTGCTGATATTCTGTAGGCAACTgcttattaataaattttttaattttactttttgaatttttttcaccATCATTTAATCGTCATATGAATTACTGTTTTGTAGAAATTTAgtcttttatattatcaaagTTAATATCGCTTATGTTTCCATAACTTTTATCGTTGTGTTTGGTATTGTTTTCCTCATCGGGGTCACTTGGGTCTACTTCCTCATCATCCTCGTcttcttcatcatttttttcctcattacctgaaaaataatataaaatagggGTGCATAAATaggtataaaaataataatagtaataaacaaaggaaaaagaaaattaaactatatgaatatgtcatatatatatatgcacacacCAGTGGATGGAGACAAAGCCAAAGAGAGGTCAGAAATATTTTCGAAACAATCCTCatcatttaatatttcatcGATCATATTTAGATTATCCTCATaatcatttatatgatCAAATTCATCATCGACATTGAATAggtattcatattttatgctTTCTGGTATTGGATCATTACACTCAAATTTggttaaaataaaatttttatatggatcatgttttttaacttttaaTGGTCCTTTTATATCACTAGACCATTTCCATTcatttattcttttttttaatgcttCTTTATCAAAACGTGAAAAatcatttcttttttttttttctaaccATAAAATATTCCAATTCTTTACCCTTTCAGGTATAGGTGCGGGTTTATTATCAGGGGTAGCATATGTAGGTAGccatttcattttatatggATATACTTTTAGTTCATAAATAAGATTTTTTAAAGctttatatgtaaaaacaacatatctatattttaataaattatatatattaacaccTTCAACATTTTCTCTTTTAATACTAGCTATATTTGCACATGcccataaaaaattatcattaaCATCCGTTTTACCTTCATGCACTAATAATGCACTATTACATTTATTCcctaaaatatttcttaaatattttacagtatattttgttttatgtgatttaattaaaaaattatcaacAACTTTTATTTGATCTTGTGCAAATTTTGCAGATAAAAGTATTTTCATTCCTTTCCATAAAAGTtttctatttatttttgtccTTTGATCAAATGGTCTAATAGGGTGATTTTTAACTCCCAAATATCGACCACATGTTTTCCTCCAATTCATTCTAGCCTTaccactttttttttggcttctatatttttttgtactTCCTGGCCATTcccatttatataattgcaTTCTTTCAGTATAACCAGCTAAAGCTgttctataaaaataataacatttatgtaatatatcTGATCTTATTGGGACACCAAATATGTCATTAGGTAtttctataaattttatattattatcattttcatcagtttcaaatttatatattggaATTTCTAATTTACTATTAAAGCCAACAGCTGGAAAAGTCCAATTATTTCTTATTAATGTCTTTATATCTATAATAGATCCTGGTCTTCTTATAATTGGGTCATCATTAATACTTGCAAAATGTTTTGGcctttcaaaaataaatccatatttttctgAACTTGGATTTTCCCTGTCCTGTTCagaattattatcattatccatgttaaaaaaatcctCACTTTTTAAATAGCTAGTATGTTTCATTTCTTCAACATTCCCACCATATTTTCCAACACTATCATTATTAcatgtttcattttttaacgTATTTACGTTGGACCAATTAATGTTACTTCCTTCCTCTTCATGCTGTAATTTCttcaataattttaaatccgttttttttattttttccagcAAATCACCTGACccattcatattttttttttcaaaacttgtggcattttcattttgtgtgtacaattcatttaatttatttttcaagtTAAATGTTCTTATTCTACGTTTTTGAGCAAATTTTGATGAACAAAAACTTAAAgtgtttataaaattccCCTTAAAACACACTTTGCTaacttttaaaaacattattgTAGTTTTTCTTGGGGTATTTTAATTAGTGCTgtccttttttataaaaaaataaacacacAATGAAGTCATTTCACAATAATTGAATATAATACCACATGCTTAAAACTATAAATAATGCAAAATAAACAACAAGCATATATAGCAACtcacaaatatttatatattattaaaaggtAACAATAATGTTACTccattttactttttttttattttttacttttattatatatatttataaaatatttagcttgtttatttatacacTTTTGTAAATACGGTCGTTTTATAATTCAATCTCTTTTACctagataaaaaaaataatgggtAATTAAAGAAACCCGACACCACACTATATGTTtctctaaaaaaaatatatattcttttcttttaaattttaataatgaaattatatacataatataacattttaaattatatattcaaattttttttaaactacATTAACTTCAatagaataaataaaaaattaattttttatttcctatacaatcatgataaaaaaaacagtagtattattttcaaaaatacaaaaaacaTTTACTTAATATGTCTATACATAATAAGTGGCTATACCATGATAAACCTATTTCATATATCCAAAAGATACATATATTGGCCacccaaaaaaaaaataaaaacattaaagGTAAGAATAAGTAATAATTCGATTTATATAGTGTGTGCATATTTTACATGCCAAGTGCATCCCAAGCTTGTTATgtgttattataattttagatATTTCCAAAGGTATagaaacaaaattaatatctctctctatatatatatccttttttatGGTTAGTTTCCATCaggtaaaaaatgttttattttcattggAAAAAGAGATGAAGATGGCAAAGAAGAACCAGTCTTATGTTTTGTTGACAagtataaaaagaaaaatgacaaatacttttagaagaaaaaaaaattaatataaatatgtgtaaACTTATAGGAATGTAATTTACATCCTTATTTTAGCTTACATTATAAtgtttgtatatttatgcattcatatattcaaattattatttcaattCAATCGTACAGCCAAAACCATAAACTAACTTGGATGAACGAGGaagaatttttaaatttcgAAAAGCTGGTATGtgttttcatatatattatacatacatgatatgcatatattttatcgtTTTTCTATGgatatacataattattatgtaaTGGAACtctttatgtttttatagATCCCTAGGCTAGATAGCTATTTTTCCCTTTATTTAGAAAAAGCCAAAAAAGTGaaagaacaaaatatgttaatggaagaagaatataaaaagtccTTTCAtgaataagaaaaatagcaattttttattttatttttttttaacattcGTATTattgtgtatttttttaaatatttgcaCATATAAACATGCTGGAATATGTATTCCACATTTTTTCATGTTACTCCTCTTTTTTCTTGtatttaaacaaaatttaataattcgagaaaatgtatatatgtatgtacatatgcatacatTCTTAAATCTCTGTTTTGCTTAATATAACAAGGaatgaatattataaatgaaaataaaacatcaatatatataatgtatattaaATGCGGGAATATTCCTACGCAAACAAAAAGGTAGtgttaaatatattcaaataaaaaaaaaaaaatattacagtAGCCATTATTTCAATCAGCAAGCAAAtcttcatatatatgtcaacattatatattttaataaaaatcttcttaaactaaaaaaaaatatcattgtcttaaaaaatatggctCTATCAATTATCTTGCATTTGTAGCATGTACATATGTCTATGCATATGTATACATGTCAATAGGAAAAATTGTCAtccttttaaattttactaataatatgaaGAATAACTACTGTTGCCATAAATATTAGGGTTGATATTAAAACGGTTTGTGGTGTTCtgacaaaataataaaaaaatatatatatgtatccATTATTACATGCACAAGTAAGGTATTCGAGCGTTTTATATGATCTAGCTAGccattttcataaaaaaaaaaaaatatgcacacGCTTACAATTTAAAACCGGGGGAATCATCtccataaatttttaatatggtATTTCCACTGACACTACCTCTTCCTTGAGTATTGCTACTTGTTTGGCCACCACTTGGGGTTGGTCTTCgtctaaatataatataaacaaaaattaaattataaaattatttccatatcactttattttatgttgaTTTTAatgtgaatattttttttttattttaatataatagggcatatagtaataatttCATACCTTGCGGGTGTTCTTACACCACCAACAATTACTGGAGGagtattattcattttgttatattatatggatTAATAATTTAGCTACCAAAAATATGGtaagtaaaaattatacgaatatataatatacaagaatatatataaatattaaaggGAGTATGATAAATAGTATGTATATTAaactttattttacatacaaaatttattacaaatatttttaagtattaaaataatgataaaaatgtataatcTAATAATAGTCAGTCTTACTTGCTAAAATTTTATGTGTTGTtaaagttttaaaaatgtttcaaACTAGCttttcctttatttttaaatatttatttttgttttatatatttataaaatatttcttattttttttgtattttttttttgcaattGTTTTGGATTTATTTTGTGCtatttgttaataattgCATCACATTTTTTACGAGGTATACATACTACGTGCATATAATACTTTTATTCCCGTTTCTTAAGAATtccatttaaaaattaagtttaaaaaatttgtttaatttttatctttattttataaagaaatgtgaaataattaaaaggaaaataaaaaaaaaaatggtaatatataatacatagcTATAAGCTCATTTTATTGAGTTACATTTAGTATTGTTTCCCCTTTTTCAcacatttttgtataattatgtgcaattttacattatatatattatttatatttttttaatttgttcttAAGTATTATGGGGTACTAATTTTGCTAAGCTTTGCTAAGTTTTTCTGAATTTTCCTGCATTTTTCATTActacattttaatatagtAGACATCCATGCATACTATTCCCATTTGCTCACACAATGGATGGATCAAAGGCATGACTTATTTTGTATGTACCTTTACGGATCCACACATAAAAATCtcactatatatatatgtacacatttttacaactgttataattaaaattttcaaccAAATagggaataaaaaaaaaataaaatgcatAGCTTATATTTACACAATACAGGAAATTACTTGAGGATTACAAAGCTATTTTTCAAACCATAAATTTCTTTGACATATTCATAccttattaaatatataccaaTGAAATTTCCCCaccatattatatatgaggAAATGctttacatatttaatacgtatgtaataataagaTACCTTATTCTAttatgttatataaataagcaATTTAAAAGTAGTTTATACTAAAATTTTAGTGACCTTATTTGTA
This window harbors:
- a CDS encoding mitochondrial ribosomal protein L4 precursor, putative translates to MFLKVSKVCFKGNFINTLSFCSSKFAQKRRIRTFNLKNKLNELYTQNENATSFEKKNMNGSGDLLEKIKKTDLKLLKKLQHEEEGSNINWSNVNTLKNETCNNDSVGKYGGNVEEMKHTSYLKSEDFFNMDNDNNSEQDRENPSSEKYGFIFERPKHFASINDDPIIRRPGSIIDIKTLIRNNWTFPAVGFNSKLEIPIYKFETDENDNNIKFIEIPNDIFGVPIRSDILHKCYYFYRTALAGYTERMQLYKWEWPGSTKKYRSQKKSGKARMNWRKTCGRYLGVKNHPIRPFDQRTKINRKLLWKGMKILLSAKFAQDQIKVVDNFLIKSHKTKYTVKYLRNILGNKCNSALLVHEGKTDVNDNFLWACANIASIKRENVEGVNIYNLLKYRYVVFTYKALKNLIYELKVYPYKMKWLPTYATPDNKPAPIPERVKNWNILWLEKKKRNDFSRFDKEALKKRINEWKWSSDIKGPLKVKKHDPYKNFILTKFECNDPIPESIKYEYLFNVDDEFDHINDYEDNLNMIDEILNDEDCFENISDLSLALSPSTGNEEKNDEEDEDDEEVDPSDPDEENNTKHNDKSYGNISDINFDNIKD
- a CDS encoding mediator of RNA polymerase II transcription subunit 7, putative, with the translated sequence MENFVSGYPPPPYYFQEYEEADTEVDSILEKNNNNINNTQNSFINIIRETYDIYNINDNIKVEIDKTDKNNNIDEKQTTSTLEKINHKDEKSKCKFLFGRPPPIPLKDNYNIFGINYDTDRKVEELEADDILYDNKKNYKEEFIRLYKMYKDCFFSLFDDIVNTRKNDKTLIKQLIKIHTNLFHILANLRYHQTINNIINILKIQIKRRQIAIDKMKISLFNVYNYIYFVQTNFSKNNMIKNEGNPLKRKNNAHTHTENENEEE
- a CDS encoding protein transport protein SEC61 subunit beta, putative; this translates as MNNTPPVIVGGVRTPARRRPTPSGGQTSSNTQGRGSVSGNTILKIYGDDSPGFKLTPQTVLISTLIFMATVVILHIISKI